In Xylanibacillus composti, the genomic stretch ATCCCCCAGCTCACTCTGCTATGATCACAGTAATCAGTTGCGAAGCGCCGGTATCCGCTGTGATGGATATCACGCATCATTAGGAGGAGATACAAATGAGCAAAATGAATCATGTCATCATTCCCGAAAATCCCGTTTCCCGATTTTTATTCTCCAGTACACAGGCTGCCTGGATTTGGCTGCTGGTACGGCTCTATGTAGGCTACGCCTGGCTTAACGCAGGCTGGCATAAAGTGACAAGCCCCGCTTGGACCGGAGACAATGCGGGCGCTGCTATTCAGGGCTTCGTCGGCGGGGCTCTGGCGAAAGCCGAAAGCGGAGGAGATGTCACTGGCTGGTATGCCAGCTTCCTGGAGAACGCTGTGCTCCCGAATGCCAAGCTGTTCAGCTACATGGTGGCCTTCGGAGAACTGCTCGTCGGATTGGGGCTGATCTTGGGGCTGTTGACAGGAATCGCCGCCTTTTTCGGGGGCGTGATGAACGTCAGCTTCCTGTTCGCAGGAACACTGAGCACGAACCCCATCCTGTTCGTGCTGGCCACTTGGCTCGTGCTGGCTTGGAAGAACGCAGGCTGGATCGGATTGGACCGCTGGGCGCTGCCGCTGTTAGGCACACCTTGGGGACGGGATGTCCAGCAGTCCAAATATCTTGCTGCAGACGAATAACAGACCGACATGCTCTTGGATTGTCGTTGAACCGGGAGCATGTCTTTTTTTATTTCGGTTAGCGCATCCTCTTCATATCATCCACCAGCTGAGCAAGCCCTGAGGAAAAGTAATGCTCCTCTCCGGGCAATGGCCGAAGCTGTGCATGCGGCAGCTTCCTGTGATAAGCCTGCATATGGGCAAACGAGACAATGCTGTCCTCACGGCTGTGATACAAATAAATGTGCGGAATTGGCGGAAGACAATCTGTGAAATCCTCTGCCAACTGGTAGTCCTCGCTCTGCCACTCCTCATCTGCCCCCCAATAGGGCGCAGCGATCAGAAACACTCCCGCAATCCGGCTGCGGCACTCGCCCTCCGCTATATGCTTCAAAATGACCGATCCGCCCAATGAGTGACCAACGAGCAGGACCTCCGTTCCCTCGCCTATCCGTTCGAGCTCCTGCGCCAAACGCGCTTGCCAAGCGCTGCACGATGGCGATGTCGGGTCGGGCATTGCCGGACAGCGAACCTGGAAATCCGCTCCAAGATTCCTGCTTATATGCGCCATCAGTCCGCTGCTTCCCTCGCCAGTCCCTTGAGCACCTGCACTATGCACGAATACAACTGTCTTCATCATGCACTCCCTCCTCCATGCGGGCGCGGTTCGGCTGCCCCGCTTTTTGCGCTATCGGCTTCTTACTTGACTATTGCCGACCTACGAGGATTGTAGCACATGGCGCGGGCGCATTTCTTCGAGATTGCGGAGGCACTACAGTGCTCGCGTTCATCCTACAGCATGATTCGCAAGTTTCGGACATGACGCACCTCATTCCGATGCGGACGCTTCATAGGCCGTCTGAAATTCCTTCTCCAGCTCCTTCAATGCTTCCGCCACGGTCAGCTCTTCCGTCAGCATGGCTTCCATATATGCAGGCGAGAGCTCGTCCATTCTCACAAGGACATCGTATGGCAGCTTACGAAGCGACTCCGCCATCACATTCGTCGTTTGCTCCAGCGCATAGAAAACCTGCAGTCCTGCATCCTGCTCGTCGGGCATTCTGGCCGGCAGGTCAATCGGGTTAAGCTGCGGCAGCAATCTGGCATAATCCGCGCTGCTGACATATTACCTATCTCATCTCCTGGACCAGCTTGATGATGGCAGAATCGGGCGAAGCGCCAAGCTCCCTTCGCAGCATCGACGACAATTGTTGGAAATACCGATCTGCATCGATTCTTCTGCCCAGCTTCACGAACAATTTGATCATCTCATAGTAGACATCTTCCCTGAGCGCATCCAATGCGACAATGGCATCGAAGTAGCGCAGCGCCGTTTCGGCCTTGCCTTCCGAGAGACAGTGCCGCGCGGCCGCATCCAATAAGCCAATAAACTCCTGCTCATAATTGTGCCCGGTCTCGCCCAGCCAACTGTAATCTCTGCCTTTGAGAAGCGGACCCGTATACAGAGCTTCCGCCTGATCAACAAGCGAGAGGTCTGCAAGACCTGCCAATCGAACGCGCCTGACGATGCTGTCGAATGTATAAGCATCGCAAGACAGGCCGTTTTTTTCAATACTGATTTCATTCCTGCTGACGCGCAGACACGATTGAGACTGGCTTTCGCCCAACGATTTGCGGATGTAATAAAGATTGGTATTCAAGTTGCGCAGCGCCTTGTCATACTCCAGCTTCGGCCACAGGGCGTCGATGACTTCTTCGCGGCTGACTGTACCCCTGCAAATCAAGAAAGCAAATAATTCTTCCGTTTTGGGACTTCTTAGTTTCAGCGGAGTTCGCAGCGTACCGCCCGAATACACTTTAAATCCATTAAACAACATTACCGAAATGTCAGGAGCTTGATCGGATATCCGTCGAATCCTCTTGATTTTGCTCAGCGTTTGACTCATCCGCGCTTCGTCCACGGGCTTCATTAAATAATCCAACGCGTTCAAGTTGAACGCCTGAACTGCATATTCGTCATGACCTGTCACGAATACGATGTTCGTCTCATCATTGCACGCGGTCAGCAAAGAGGAGAGCTTCATGCCGTTCACATCCGGCATGGAAATATCAAGAAACGCAACGTCAACCGGATTTTCCTGCACGTATGCGTAAGCCTCCTGAGGATGCTCAAAGGTCCGACACACATCCAGCCAATTGCAATCAGACAATAAGTGGACTAACCGCTTGATGGACCTTTTCTCATCATCCACAATAATCGCTCTTAGCAATTCGCTGCCTCCCTTCTGTTCACCGGAATGGCGAACGATCCGCATGTTCCCGAGCCGGGCGGACTTTCGAATTGAATGCCCGTTGCATGAAGAGACTTGAGGTGCTTGCGGATCTTCCACAACCCGCCACCGTCGGATGCCTGAACGATCCGTTCTATTTCTCTTTGATCGATATCGAACGAAGTGTATGAGGGACTATCCCCCGACACGCACTTATCCTTATCCAAAAACGTTCGACCGTCCTCAAGCTGCCTCTCTCTATTCAACAAAAATGCCGTCAAGCTGACGACACCGATGATCTCGAAACTCTTGAATATCTCTCTCGCCCCCGTCCATTCGAAGTTTGCCGAATGGGATTGCGTCTTGCTTCTGCCGGCCGTTTGAGCTTAGGGGAATAAAGAAAGGAACCCTGCAAGGTTCCCGCCCCCAAACCAAACTCATAGACCGATTTCGCCGCACTCTCCGTCATTGGCTGCCGATTTGTCTATTTCCTTTGTAGTATGATTCGACAAAATTCCTGATTTCCCTTCTGCTTCGCTCGTTGAAGGGTGTGAGCAGGTTCGCCGCAGGGCATCTTGATTTCGACCTCTACTCTTGACCCTATACGGGGCTGATGGTTCGGTTCAACTGGCTGCATACATCCTGCATTAAAACGGCGCCGCTTCTCCCCTTTGGGAAAGGTGAGCAATTCAGAAGAAATGTCGCGTCGTCCAAGATGGTAGAGTGAATAGCACAGAGTGATTCCATGGAGAGAGGATGTTGAAGAAGATGGGAGTATTGCGACCCTTCCTGCAATCGGAAGACGCCAGGACGCAAGCCGAATTTTATATAGAAGCGCTCGGCGGAGAACTGGTCTCTGTCATCACCTTCGGGCAAGCGACGGGGACAGATTTTTCGCATAAGGATAAAGTGATGCACCTTTGCGTGCATGTCGCCGGAGGCAACGCTATTTTCATGGCGGATTCGCTAGTGCCGTATACCCCAGACTCGGGTATTGCCCTTAACCTTACCTTCAAATCGGTAGAGGAAGCACGCGACGCCTTCACCAAGCTGGCTGTTGGCGGGCATATATCGGAATCGCTGGAATTGCAGCCATTCGGGATGTACTATGGCGAGCTCATTGATCGTTACGGAGTATCGTGGATGATCGCGGCAGAAGCATAACCATACGAGGCTGTCCGAAAAAAAACAGCAATTCACTGCGAACCATGAACAAAATAAAGCCCAAGAATGCCGGAAAACCAACATTCTTGGGCTTTTCCTTGCTTCCAACGCTCGCCAAGGAATTTTCTAGCGAGCCCCTCCCGCAAGGTTTCTCTGAATCATGCACTAAATCAATTCCGATATTTGCAGCAGCCGCTCTACGATGGCGGCAACCTCGGCTCTCGTAATGAATGCCTGAGGCGCAAGCCCGGTGTCGCTTCTGCCTGTTATGATCCCTGCTTGAACGTTGTCAGCTACAGCCTGGTACGCCCAGGAGGAGACTTGCGCAGCGTCTTCATACGAGTGGAGAACTGCGTCCGGAGACTGGTTCCCCGACTGTGCGCTCAAGCCTGTAAGCTTCATCGCATTGGCGATAATGACCATCGCTTGCTCGCGTGTAATGTTCTCATTCGGGAGGAAGGTGCCGTCCCCGATTCCCTGGATCAACTTGTACTCGTGTGCCGCACGGATCGCGCTGTTATGCCAGTCTGTTGCTTGGACATCTGCGAAAGGACTGTGTCCCTCTTGCAGTCTCAATCCGAGGCCGCGAACGATAATTGCCGCGAACTCGGCGCGAGTAATGTTCCGATTCGGGTCGAACAGCTCGCTGCTGACTCCGCTCACAACCATCCGCGATCCCATGTTATTGACCGCATTCTGGGCCCAATGGTTCTCTACATCCTTAAATCCCACCGGATTCCACACGACGGCGTACGTGCTATTGGTCAAGCTGTTGATGCGTGCATAATAGGTGCTGTCCCGGATCACAACCTGGGTTGGCACATGGCGAACCGTTCCATCCTGTTCGATTACCACACCTGTTGTAATGCGGTTCGGATCTACCCCTTCAGGCAACGCCAATTCGCGTTCCACATAGGCTTGGAATGCAGTCAATTCTACTTCGCGCCCGTTATATTCTGCGGTCACCTTGAAGTGAAGCGGCGGGGCAACCAGCGTAAATCCGCCCTTGTCCGCAGCTGCATCCACTGTGCGCAAGGTATCGGCGGTTGGCGAGCCTATCTCGATCTTCACCTTTATATCCTGCAACGACACATTCGCCCCCAGACGTTCAGAAAGCTCGTCTATGAGGATGAGCGCCGCCGGCAAGGTATAAGCTGCCTGCCCTGTGCGAATCTCGATTACCGCTTGCAGGTCTTCCATACTCTTAATCATTCGACCGTTCAACTCAGCTATCGCCACATCGCTGTCGGCCTCTATCGGCACCGTGATCACGGCGCCAGCGCCTTCGTCTTCAAGGCGTTGCCGAAGCTTGTCCTCGTCCAGTACAATCGTCGTTACACTCTGGCCATTTCTTTCACCTGTTGTGGCTGTGCCTGCATGCTCTTCCTTGCCATTAACGAGTACTATGACCTCTGCACGCGAAGGCGTGCCCGGTTCTGCAGGCTGAGGCGGCGTACCGCCACTGCTTCCCCCGCTGCTCTGCGGCCGGCGCGGCGTAGCGCTTGTGCGGTTCGAGACAGCAATCGTTGCTTGGTTTTCATCCAGCGCGTGTACGACGAACTGATACGTTCTGCCGTTATCCAACTGATCAACCTGATACGCATAGACTTGGCTTGTCACTGTCGTGGTCCAGTCATCGTTCGTATACACACTGTAGTAGACAGCATCCGTAACCGAACCCCAGCTCAAATTCACAGAGCGGTTCCCGGCCACAGCCGTCAGAGCAAAATCCCCTACAGGACGGACCGTCAGCACCGCCGATGCGCTGGTCAAGCTTCCCGCAGCATTGGAAACGACTACGGCATAACTTCCCGCATCGCTTGCCGCAACATTCTGCAACGTTAACTTCGACTTGTTCTCACCGGGCATGTCCACGCCGTCCTTCTGCCATTGATAATGCAAAGTCGGCGTCCCCGAAGCGACGACCTCGAATACAACGGTCGCTCCCTCTGTCACAGATTGACTTTGCGGCTGGGCTGCAATGGCTACCGGCTCCGTTGCCGAGCCGACGGTGAACAGCACCTCGATCGATTCGGCAATGCCGTAGTCCGCCGTGACCGTTACAGTAGCCGTATACGTACCGGCAGGCAAACCAGTCTTAGGCGTTATGGTAAAGCTCGTTTGTGCATGGCTGTTATCGAGCTTCACTGCTCCCAGAGCGCCAATCTCGAAATGTGCGGCACTTGCTCCGCTCACTTCCACATCTAGTTGATCGACCTCTCCATGCACGTGTTTGGTGATGGACACCTTCTGCGGCATGGCTGCATCGTATCCTTCAACCGCTATCGGGAATATAAGCGTGTCGGCCGGCGACAATCCGATCAACGTGAGGAAAGTATGCTGCTCATTCGTCGCATAGTGTTCCGCCGCCGTTCCGGAATGACCGATCAGGGTCAAGCTGGCGGACTCCGCCTGATTGTCGCTGAACGCGCCATCATTCAGCTCCACATCGCGGTTATAAAGGGTTACGACGGTTAACTGATTGTCAGCGAAGGCGTTCTCGCCAATCGTCTTGACACTCATCGGCAGCGTTACAGTCGTCAAGTCGTTGTTGCTGAAAGCTTCGCTTTCCAGAGTGACAACCCCGTCTGGAATCACTACACTGGTAAGCGCTTTGCCCTTGAATGCGCCATTTCCAATCCGCGTAACCGCTACGCCTTCGATTGATTCGGGAATGACGACATCCTTAGGCCCTCCCGTCAAGTAGCCGGTAATCGTCCCTGTGCTGGCATCGAATAGGAAAAAACTTTCCGGCTGCGGCGTCACCGCAGTTGAAGGTTCAGACGCATTCGAAGTCCCTACGGCATTCGTAGCCTCAACGGTGAACGTGTACGCTACTCCATTCGTCAATCCCTCTACCGTAATCGGACTTGAACTGCCCGTAGCCGTAATGTTGCCCGGACTCGATGTAACCGTGTAAGAAGTGATCGGGCTGCCGTTGGCAAACGGCGTATCGAAGCTGACTGTTGCCTCGGCGTTGCCCGGTGACGCGGCTACATTCGTTGGAGGCTCCGGTGCAAAGGCTAACGGTGTAATCGGAGTAGACGGCGCGGATGCCGCCGATGTGCCCATCACATTCGTGGCTGTGACGGTGAACGTATAATCGACGCCATACGTCAGCCCCGTAATCGTGATGGGACTGGCCGTGCCTGTATTCGTTATGCCTTCCGGCGAGGAAGTCACTGTGTACTGTGTGATCGGACTTCCCCCGTCATTAGGTGTATCGAACGCGACCGTCACACTGTTAAAACTTGGCGTCACCATCACATTCGTCGGCGCAGCCGGCGCGGACGGCATCCGCGCTACCCTGAGACGAAATTCGCTGGACCCTGTTCGTTCGACCCAAGCCGCGTACAATTGCCCGTCATAAGTGCCGAATTGGGGATAGCTTGCGGTCGAGCCGCTGGCAACATTCAGCCCCATATTCCGGTCCGCCAGCGCCCAAGTAGTCCCATCGTAGGCTTTCACCCGCAGCACCCCCCCTGCAATCCACCCTGCATACAGGCGATCATTGTGGACGATTAATCGGGGATGATCCGTCACTTCGGTATTGATATTCAAGCCGGAACTCACATCCTTCC encodes the following:
- a CDS encoding VOC family protein; its protein translation is MGVLRPFLQSEDARTQAEFYIEALGGELVSVITFGQATGTDFSHKDKVMHLCVHVAGGNAIFMADSLVPYTPDSGIALNLTFKSVEEARDAFTKLAVGGHISESLELQPFGMYYGELIDRYGVSWMIAAEA
- a CDS encoding S-layer homology domain-containing protein is translated as MAEYDGANWRMVHKAAMGRRALIGMLASVLFLTQLVIADTAHAASGWSNVSGEEGITTSQGSMVRPDLIEYNGYLYLIWSELYDGNYREMHVMRYNGTNWESVQGGDDGCVMVGCVNAEAGSPNNSAVFPSLEVYDGKLFASWYENYTMINYQARVRQYDGEHWTTVDGGTLNVSTNTANDPDLMVYNDELYAIWYEANNIHVKKYSGDADSPQWNLVTPNGGLSSNAGLNPTLIEFQGSLHAVWREMGSGVSKVRVSRYEGNTNWVSVDEGGRTENPSSHALTPHAAVFNDQLHVIWKEASTNRIRVHAYDGDGWKDVSSGLNINTEVTDHPRLIVHNDRLYAGWIAGGVLRVKAYDGTTWALADRNMGLNVASGSTASYPQFGTYDGQLYAAWVERTGSSEFRLRVARMPSAPAAPTNVMVTPSFNSVTVAFDTPNDGGSPITQYTVTSSPEGITNTGTASPITITGLTYGVDYTFTVTATNVMGTSAASAPSTPITPLAFAPEPPTNVAASPGNAEATVSFDTPFANGSPITSYTVTSSPGNITATGSSSPITVEGLTNGVAYTFTVEATNAVGTSNASEPSTAVTPQPESFFLFDASTGTITGYLTGGPKDVVIPESIEGVAVTRIGNGAFKGKALTSVVIPDGVVTLESEAFSNNDLTTVTLPMSVKTIGENAFADNQLTVVTLYNRDVELNDGAFSDNQAESASLTLIGHSGTAAEHYATNEQHTFLTLIGLSPADTLIFPIAVEGYDAAMPQKVSITKHVHGEVDQLDVEVSGASAAHFEIGALGAVKLDNSHAQTSFTITPKTGLPAGTYTATVTVTADYGIAESIEVLFTVGSATEPVAIAAQPQSQSVTEGATVVFEVVASGTPTLHYQWQKDGVDMPGENKSKLTLQNVAASDAGSYAVVVSNAAGSLTSASAVLTVRPVGDFALTAVAGNRSVNLSWGSVTDAVYYSVYTNDDWTTTVTSQVYAYQVDQLDNGRTYQFVVHALDENQATIAVSNRTSATPRRPQSSGGSSGGTPPQPAEPGTPSRAEVIVLVNGKEEHAGTATTGERNGQSVTTIVLDEDKLRQRLEDEGAGAVITVPIEADSDVAIAELNGRMIKSMEDLQAVIEIRTGQAAYTLPAALILIDELSERLGANVSLQDIKVKIEIGSPTADTLRTVDAAADKGGFTLVAPPLHFKVTAEYNGREVELTAFQAYVERELALPEGVDPNRITTGVVIEQDGTVRHVPTQVVIRDSTYYARINSLTNSTYAVVWNPVGFKDVENHWAQNAVNNMGSRMVVSGVSSELFDPNRNITRAEFAAIIVRGLGLRLQEGHSPFADVQATDWHNSAIRAAHEYKLIQGIGDGTFLPNENITREQAMVIIANAMKLTGLSAQSGNQSPDAVLHSYEDAAQVSSWAYQAVADNVQAGIITGRSDTGLAPQAFITRAEVAAIVERLLQISELI
- a CDS encoding DoxX family membrane protein, encoding MSKMNHVIIPENPVSRFLFSSTQAAWIWLLVRLYVGYAWLNAGWHKVTSPAWTGDNAGAAIQGFVGGALAKAESGGDVTGWYASFLENAVLPNAKLFSYMVAFGELLVGLGLILGLLTGIAAFFGGVMNVSFLFAGTLSTNPILFVLATWLVLAWKNAGWIGLDRWALPLLGTPWGRDVQQSKYLAADE
- a CDS encoding response regulator; the protein is MLRAIIVDDEKRSIKRLVHLLSDCNWLDVCRTFEHPQEAYAYVQENPVDVAFLDISMPDVNGMKLSSLLTACNDETNIVFVTGHDEYAVQAFNLNALDYLMKPVDEARMSQTLSKIKRIRRISDQAPDISVMLFNGFKVYSGGTLRTPLKLRSPKTEELFAFLICRGTVSREEVIDALWPKLEYDKALRNLNTNLYYIRKSLGESQSQSCLRVSRNEISIEKNGLSCDAYTFDSIVRRVRLAGLADLSLVDQAEALYTGPLLKGRDYSWLGETGHNYEQEFIGLLDAAARHCLSEGKAETALRYFDAIVALDALREDVYYEMIKLFVKLGRRIDADRYFQQLSSMLRRELGASPDSAIIKLVQEMR
- a CDS encoding RBBP9/YdeN family alpha/beta hydrolase produces the protein MMKTVVFVHSAGAQGTGEGSSGLMAHISRNLGADFQVRCPAMPDPTSPSCSAWQARLAQELERIGEGTEVLLVGHSLGGSVILKHIAEGECRSRIAGVFLIAAPYWGADEEWQSEDYQLAEDFTDCLPPIPHIYLYHSREDSIVSFAHMQAYHRKLPHAQLRPLPGEEHYFSSGLAQLVDDMKRMR